actcATCTGGGACTGTTTGCTGGTGTTTCTCAGGTAACTGCAGTGCCTCCCCACATACAGCATTTTGTTTAATACAGCACCCTCTTGTGGTTTAAAAAAGTGAAACctgtggggtgggggtgggggggataaAGAAAGCTCAACAGCACCCTCTGGTGCCCTGAAAAGGCGTGACCATCACACGTCACATGTCccagaacaaaacaacagtaaaacacatcaATATCTGAACTCAGTATTCCATTTACGCCTCTTGAAAGAGGCAGCGGTGAAAGCGGTGATGTGCTCATGCTGAGGATGAGTCACTTGTTTCCAGTCAGCCACACTGTTGTGTGAGTAATCTCACAGCAATGGTGGGCCGCTGAGTCTGCCTCGGTGCACAGCCTGGGAACCTGCTAGGTCTGCTGGGGTAAGGACTAGAGAGGAACGATGCCTGTGGAGGGATTTTCCCTTGTTTTCATTGTGGGCAAAGAAGTGCTTGTGTGACATGTGAAGGTGGCGTTTGTGAGctgatgtgtatgtgtttcagaTTACGCTTTCTACCCGAATACCTTCATCTAAAATCTGAATATGAAGAAACAGAaccaaaactagaaacacttCAACTATTGACCTACAAAGAAAAGGTAACTAAATCACCCTTTACTCTGAAACAACATTCACTAGTGAATGGGAACAAACgaaaaaatccaaatataatAACACTGGCTTGATGACTGcactttaactgtgtgtgtgtgtgtgtgcgtcacagtCTTACCCTGGTCTATGTTGTGCTGTGGTAGCTGGCTCATCTGACTGTGGACCACACCTGCGTAATTCCGGAGAAAAGCCTCTTCACTTGGTGTAAGCTGAGGAGGAGCAAACAAAGTGaccaaattataaaataaaacaacattttattgaGAAGGAAAAGTCAAGTATGTCTTGAGTTTTTACATGAATTAGTTAAGAGCAATCATCTATTTCTCTTTCCACTCTCCTTTTTGGTTTTGgtacacatctctctctcttcaatcATTTTAGAATCAGGAATATTTGACCGTTCTGCCcaattagaaagaaaaaaaaccttttctaTTGCTGTCTTTTGGTGTTTCAACTCTGGTTTATCGCTTAGGGAACCAACTGTTTGTTGTCTGAAAAGCCAGACTTAATTGTATGAAAGCAATAAACCTAAGAAAATAACAGTTATGTGAGAAAGTGAGACATGGACAGACAATTGCGACTGAGTTATTCTACCTACAAAAGTTCCTCATGAGCTTTTAGGCATGTAATGGGCATGTGTAATCACCGTATCAGAAATGATCTTAATTAAGAGATTTTAGCCtataatttaaatgtaacacTTGTATTACTTGTAGTAACCAAAGTACTGCACACTCAAGCTAATGTCCACGCAGAAGGAGCATTTACAGTATCAAAGTTACACATATAATTGGATGATCCGGCAGGTCGGGCAATGACGCCAGTTTCCAGGTTCTTATTTTAGTTAAAAACTGTAGATTTTGCTGTTTGCAATCACAACCATTCTTTtatcagccacagctgctgaaACGTCATTTCTGAGAGTTGCTCAAATCACAGAATAAATTTTCCTCCACACTGGTTTAAAAGTGAAGATGCTGCatatacaaacatttttcacCTCCAACTCAGCTTGTTATCTTAAAAACAGAAGGACAAGTGTGTATAATACACCTGCAGCAGTAAGCTCATAAACATTTAGAATATAAGCTGGTTTCTTGTTCTGCAGAGGCTGCAAAGTTGTTCATCTCTGCTTAATTCCTCCACACTGTCAAAAGGCGTTTTGACAAACTACCTGAGCTGAAGGGAAAAAGCGTGTCTCTGGAGCTGCTACCTGCTCTGCCCGATGCAGCCACACAAAAATCAGCTTCATATATTTGCTGAGTAAATTTGACAACGGTGTACCCCCTTCAGAAATGTCAGTTTCCAGACAGCTATACAGTGATGACCAGGGGACTGTGGACTGGGGACCTACTGTcaattttaattttgcttttAGTGTAGGCCTTAGTCTGCCCTTTCCACCTGAACAGACATGTGCTGCACTACTCTACACTAAAGCATAAAAAAGCCATTCCTTGTGAATTTATTTTGAGGTCTTGGAcatgtattgtgtgtattttcagagcATGCATAGTTTTAAAAGGGATGTATTTTTCATCAAGACACTGTACTTACATTTGATCCCATTTTCTTTAGCATGAGCAGGACCCGCACTTTCTGTTGgatgtacatgtcttcaggagacttccccggggcctcctcGCGGTTCATCCCCCCTGCTCCTGTGGCTCTGGACACAAACAAATCCTCGTTACACAAGACCTGCGAAAACTCACAGCTACGCAAACACTCAGTGTTATTACAAGTTAAAAATACTTATACACTGGGTTAGATAGAGCAATAATCTTTTGATTTTCAGCACTCACCACTGCAGGCTTGAAAAGTGATTGCTAAAACTGTAACATACACGTTGCTTAATAGTGATTTGAACTGTGCACTGAATACAAATGTGACAAAAGTCAAACAGAAGGGTGATAAACACTGCAGAGGTCACACTATCCTTGGCAGTGTTTTTGAGCAGATATAAGATATAAGGTTCAGGCTCACAGTCAGCAGcatttattactattataacAACACATAAGATGGAATTCAATTAATTGGAAtggaattcaattcaattatcaaatgttttctATCATGACCTATCAGACCTACCGCTCTAGGCTGGAACTAGAGGTTTTACTGTTGAGGTAAATAATACAGACACTAGTCTGTGTGATAAGCCCTTCATTCATATAATCCAAAACAGTGAACGTATTAGAAGTCAGGGGCCTTGTCTCAGTGTTGTCACAGTGCAGGTTTGGCATTTAACAGAGTGAATAGTTGTCATTAATATTGCATGGCAGTTTTCACACAGATCTCGCCCCTGCCTGATCcttccatctcttcttctctgtctaaATAATGACCTATTTTCACTGTCAGTCTGCAGAGATGCAAAATATAGgcaaagggggagaaaaagggggagggaAAAGAAGGCGATAAAAGGAGCTGCCAAAGCTAATGCGGATGACAGAAAAGGGATAGGTTCCGCTGTGATAGTGCACGCACATCAAGGTCTACTCTTGTCGCATTAGATCTCTGCTATAACGCACCAACAAGACGACGCATGCAGCGCGGCTTGATATTCAGCCTAAATTTGCTAATTGAAAAAGAGCTAAACATGCTGAAGAAATAATTCACAGAAAGGAGctaaataaatctttaaaatgataaatttgatgggggggaaaaaagatttAATGGAGAGAATATCAGTATGCAAGTCAGGATTTGTTCTCCCCTAAGAGTCTTTCATAAAAAGCGTACAGGAGCCAAAGAGACTATGATAGTTCTGGCAATTTATTTTGGCCTCTTATCTATACAAAGGGCCACTAATGCATGTTGACAGGCTGTTTGATGTGGGGTTATATTTAATTGAGGAGCTGGCTTGCTGTCCCCCCTTCCCAGAGCCCGGGGGAAGGAGGGGATGAATGGGGCACCGTTGGCCATTGGCTGCCGTTTGGGTGCCACTGTGAGCGTGTGGATTCATCCAGATCAGAGCAGCTGGAGACCATGCTTCTGGCTATAGTACTTATAATTATAGCAACCTTTGGTGACTGTTTCCTGCAAGCAACTAACACTTGACTTTGTCTTCTTGTCTGTTTACAGCCACACAAAGTGGCAGCAGGGTagtgaatgaaaatgaagagCAATTATTCCCTTCCACCTGAGTGCCAGGCGCAGTTTAATTGGAGAACTACTGAAGACTCAAAGCAAGACGGACataaaaagatggagagagctTGCAGGTGTGAATTGCTCAGTACACCTTCAGGGTGGCTGCggtggtgtgtgaatgtatttgGGTGGGGGGGTTGTGATGCAGAGCGGATGTCGATGGAGAGTGGCAATGTCTTCGTatcagcagcagtgacacatTTGATCGCGTCTCCAAGCTCCTCACTTCAGACAAATGGAAGAGCTAAGGCTCCGGGCAGAGAGACCTACCACATAGAGAATGAAGAATGATATAAAGTCAGGAGCACCAATCTGCCCGCCTCAGAAGCTCACTAGGGATAAAACGGTCAATGcgtaaaagagaaaaagtaaagaGAACGACAGGTTTACTCTAATTGCCAAAAGGTGTCCTCTTCGCTTGAGATTTCTAAAGACAAGTACAATGCAGCAAATGTGCATTAATATTCAGACATATTTTGAGACTTGACAACTTACCCATTTTCATGTCTGCTATAGCACAAAAGGCCAATATATTCCACCTTCATCATCTGTATAAATAGGCCTACTGCTTTCATGACTGAGGCATTTCTGATCCTCTGATGTTTGCGTTTGAAGTTTGAAAACTGGCCACATTTAGTACCATCTCTGCCCGGGCTGCTGACTGTTTTGAGGGCTGCAATTTGTATTTCTACCAGCTTGaaaatttattttatcttatccCACTTTCACAGCGATATCGGCTATGAGAGGAACAAACGTAGTGCATGGAATTCTTTAGGGAGGCTCTCTGTGGGAAGCCGAAATGTGGAATTGTTAATGAGGGTTATCAGTGATGTTCTTCTATTGTCGTGACATGTTTGTGAGTCAGGTCCCATTCTTTTGTCGATTTCACCTATTCTTCTTCAGCttgcaggaggcagagagactAATTTGTAAATCACTATTTTGGTCAGCAGAATAACTACAAAGCTGGATTCATCACAATTCTGGTACAACATGTATATAACAGTGATTAAGACTGTGCATATGATTATGTAATGGATAGTTTCATCCATGCAATCCTTCTGAGAAAACTAGGTTTCCAATCATGATTATAATTCCAACAATGCTACACATGGTACTCGGGTGCCTGGCGTACAAGTCCTCACTGCTCAAGACTCTATGTCTAAATAATGGCTTCCTGTGTATTACTGCCGGATTACAACATTTTAAACGCACTGGGTCAAGGTCAAGTTTTATCCTAAAAATGccaattctcacatttgagctTCAGAAATCAGAAAACGTTTTAGATTTTTTCTTAATAAGATTACTTAAATGATCACCCCCTAATttattaattgactaattgtttcaacaCAGGACAACTTGCCATGTTGCCAGCATGACGTAGTgccaccaacccccccccccaaacatcCAACTTTCGACAAAATGCAGAGTGGCCAATAAACTAATTGCAAGAGACAAGATTTTTCTGTCACAGAtctataaatatttctttaggCTGTGCTCTGATTAAAATCTTCTaggaaaacataaaacacaaagtctTCTATTTATAGAGACCTATGTCTGAATTACAGGTTTGCCacttcacagaaaaacaaccctGTCCATCTAGACTGCTCCTTGGCAGTTTAGACTTAAGCTTCTTTTTGTCCATTATTTGTATGATGTGTGTGACACATCCActaaatcatattttaaaataagactgctaaaaatatacatatacttATAAAATAATTGCAGACATGTAGACTAAGATTTGCCTGGATGAGTGACAAAAAGGCAaattacaagtgacaaaactcTGCTAAAAATCTATAAATAGTGTTTTGTAAACAACCTTTCTGTGTGTAGCATACTCGGGTCATTCTAGCATTATTCTGGTGTAGACGCCCTTCTGTGTGACATGTCCACATCATTTTAAGGGCCACAATAAGGATCCTGTCAGGCTCCTTTGTGTGCGCCTGATGTTAGGTTCTAGAGGTGGGCTGGCTCAACACTAATCCCTCGAGAGATGCTCAGACAGCCTCAGACACATGCGGCTAATATTCCAGACGTAATCAAAGGCTTTCTTTAATGCTGGTCTGGGCCTAATCCCCCCCTCTCTGCCCATGTTGGGCTCTTGTCAGTGCTAAGATGTTGGGTTGAGCATCGAGCTCTGTGAGCCCCTCTAGGCAGCCCAGCTAAGCCAAAGCGTTGCAGATACTGCAGTGAGAAAtctgaaagacacaaaaaaaacaaacccaaaaacaCGAGGGCCAGCTTCAAACCTTCAATCCCCACACATGGCagatttatataaaattatattgtAGAGAGGCTGAAGCTTAGGTGTATCTTTACTGCATCCATTTGAACAGTTTTTGGCATTTCAGTCTTGTTATTTCATAGCATTTTTACATCTAAATGATTTGCACTGTGTAAGTGTTAAATGTGTATTAACATAATTTGAGAGAAACTGTTTAGTTGTgtatagaaaaagaaaatcacagcaTATTAAATTCTTAAGACATACAAATTGATTTCTGACAGTTGAAAAATGGTTTACCAATTTCAAAGGCCCTTTTTTAAGTACGGTATTTATTGTGTATTGGAAATTGGCCTGTGTTTCAGCACTAATGTAAACATGAATAAAGTATTTAGATATTATTGTACCCTGCCCTCTGAGCACACAGCAGGAGACTGACAATCACTGCAGCACCTTGGAATATGGCTGGAATCAACATCATAATTTCAGTATGAAGATTTTTTTCCAGTTACCAAAATGTTTCttcttaaaataaatcaatgcaaaatctgagggaaaaaaaagaaattgatgTTCATTGCAGTGAATGTCAAACATGTAAAGCAAAGAGTTGGAGGAGTTGCTGCCACGTTATTTCTACCTGTGAAACAAGTTTGAACTTAAAGAGACAGATTTCTCTTTGATTGCCTTCTGGGACACTGATGAATAACATATAACCATCAAAAAGTGTCATTTAAAGAGAAGTCATGGTGTACAATCATATTGCGATTCAGAATAACTGCCGTTTACGATAAATACTGCAAACTTTCATACAGCCACTGCAAATGACTGCAAACTGCACATTAAGTAATGCAGCTTAAAGCAGCCTATCCATTGCATGACCTCTGCACTCCGACTTCTTGTATCCACTGAGAAACAAAAACTTGGAGAAGACTCCTCATGATCATTTCAACACTTTGACCGGGCCACACAGTGCAGTGAGGATCTGCTGCCAGAGATTAGAGTATGCAATGTGATAGGCCCTCACATTTGCTTCGGGTCATGAAGGGCAGAGGCTGCCACAGTGTACCAGCCCAGTCACACATGGCCCGGTCCACTTGTCCAGCTTGTTTTTGGGCCTAGAATCAACTGCTCACATGATGCACGGTGTCTGACTGTTTAAGAAATCAAATTCCTCcagcaagaagaaaaaacaagaaatgggCTTCGGTGTGACAAACTGAGTGGAGTTTGGCTTTACACAAGTGTCGCTAAAAGCCGGAACTCCATAAGACCCCGAGAGGTCAACTGCCTCTGTGGGCAGGAAAAACtgggaagggaaaaaaatcatgagACGCTCCAACATCCCAAGCAAATGTGTGAGAAACTTAAGTAGGCTAGAAGCCTGGTGTGGCTGCCAGCTGGGCTGCCAACAACATGGCCTGGTTCTGTAGAGcagctgtgtctctgcaggtacacacacacaaacgcatgcacacactcttccAATGATGGCTAACCATGTCACAAAACCTAATAAAACAAGTCCTGGTCATGCTGAAATTAGGACGACAATATTCTCATTCAGTGCTGCCGTTCAGCAAAATAAACAGCGATTTggttgtttttaactttttaagtAATATTGTCATACTGTGAAACTACAACTTATAATGATTATGATGACCAATTAATCAGTTACTTATTTACttgattaatgaatgaattatttagTTTATACAGTGAAAATAGTAGAAAATGCATTACAGGCTTCCAGAGACATGATTTGTCCGACCAGCGGCCCAAAATCTAGAGAAGCTAAATTCACAttgatgtaaaacaaataaaatcaaaacatgttCACATTTCATAAGATGGAAGCAGTaagtgtttggcatttttgcttgataaacgAGTCCTGATTATCAAATTGCTGACAATTTATTTCTGTCGATAAAATCAACTAATTTTAATAGTGATGtcccctttaaaacacagcttCTATCAAACCAAACCTGCCGGAAACATAATGAAAATCATTTGACCAGCCGCACAGGCAGCAGACTGACTCCCACTGGGTCAGGGCAGCATGGGGTCCTGAAACAGCATGAACCAGACGAGCAGACACTACAGGCCAGAAAGGCTCTGGCTTGGACTTACTAGATGTCTGCATGCTGCCTTTGTGCGAAGCC
This sequence is a window from Pempheris klunzingeri isolate RE-2024b chromosome 11, fPemKlu1.hap1, whole genome shotgun sequence. Protein-coding genes within it:
- the ctnnbip1 gene encoding beta-catenin-interacting protein 1, whose product is MNREEAPGKSPEDMYIQQKVRVLLMLKKMGSNLTPSEEAFLRNYAGVVHSQMSQLPQHNIDQGAEDVVMAFSRSETEDRRQ